The Bacteroidota bacterium genome has a segment encoding these proteins:
- a CDS encoding choice-of-anchor D domain-containing protein, with amino-acid sequence MKKLYAFTFICLLFVQFSFGQGVFNSLTSGAWNVASSWTLVSGTDSDGIPDSDDDVTVLNGHIISLPASVNGKNVTINSGGSIIGPNTGSSIFYLRVYGTTLTNNGTLGGTFQGTNLGFEPANSAGTVTLSGSGVCKISQVRSQSAAVNMNIIIDQDMKINRSWGRGIGFSAYQSTTSNGNTLTINTGRTVTLDSTADFHHGSTGIPVAGGNTTYIINGTLKTNGGQRFIIIPFNSAASVLTIEVNGVVDLGGRVFGQRASGQTVLGPVNLNINNGGVVKVSGVPADPEIDLFDVNTTLSGTGYIDIASWPFIFNPANYIKTTGTGGLKRNVASADITFPIGTSTNYNPVVMNNTGTADKFTVRVKSTFDNSPVDINKVVNRQWTIDEEVAGGSNASIILQWNLAEEASSFNRNVDLLVSRYTGTAWQGKSANLSGSDPYTAMAAGFNAFSNFIVESRPITTFQLSKGSINLGSVEVSGSKTDSVYVRNIGATTINVSSVVSDEPLYTVTPSSTTVPAGDSVKFKITFSPTATGAASGNITFTHDGGGSPHIVTVSGTGVFTAPVFEVNPASLAFGVIAIGKSKVDSVVVTNGGATNLVIDSVRSFNNNFSVNPSGPVTVLPAATQKFYVTFSPTAEAVLSGNLSFYNNTTTSPNVVGLTGTGLIMKTVLSNGTGGGDWSSTSTWQGAVLPSVVDSVVILGADSVYLLSDVLTGGLGVQTGGRLLLLDTLRVINSTVNGTIIASGAASASAIIPNGVMIFLNGSTYRHALPAGMIPVATWNAGSTCEVTGYTTGSKPGNPNQNFHYFIWNCASQAANIDMAWYNNTIGGNITVKNSGVSRFQMTSPSAGSPNVITINGNIDVEGGQFSSNGSSSAADITIHTYGNINATGGNFSISRGSGPTVAWYLHGNFSMSGGATTQNSKPVGATFIVAGITPQNITFSGMIFSGTVPVQVNNGAALNVSLSSNTYTAGGFEFTGNDGSVINMGTTVLRGSGAFTMNAGATLECAHAGGLDSTLSNTGGKNLGTGANFKFNGVSAQRTGIVLPATLNNLIISNPAGVTASASTTVNGMLSIMNGNFLSDANTITLGTSGILNEIAGQTVIGKVVTTRNVIQGVNNTFGGIGIEINAADAAPGSTNVERITGTAQTGNSKSSILRYFNIVPTINSGLNAALVFKYYDSELAGQDAGSLQLYKSLDNGSTWSGQGGIVNVSATTISLSGVNSFSRWTAADANNDLGFSIAMSLGWNMVSVPLTVEDYSKSVLFPTATSSAFAYETSYVTKTILENAVGYWLKFPTSQSVPISGAIRTSDSLIVRTGWNMIGSLSVPISITNVTRSPGVNLSSPFYGYQNGYSVATTIEPGRAYWIKVSADGKLYLNVSGKK; translated from the coding sequence ATGAAAAAATTATATGCATTTACTTTTATTTGCCTTTTGTTTGTCCAATTTAGTTTTGGACAGGGCGTTTTTAACAGTCTGACTTCCGGAGCCTGGAATGTGGCTAGTTCATGGACTTTGGTATCAGGAACTGATTCGGATGGTATCCCTGATTCAGATGACGATGTTACGGTGTTAAACGGACACATTATATCTCTTCCGGCATCTGTAAACGGAAAAAATGTTACAATTAATTCAGGTGGTTCAATTATAGGACCCAATACAGGTTCTTCAATTTTTTATTTGCGGGTTTATGGAACCACATTAACTAATAATGGAACTCTTGGTGGAACTTTTCAAGGAACAAATTTAGGATTTGAACCTGCTAATAGCGCTGGGACAGTAACACTCAGCGGATCAGGGGTATGTAAAATATCCCAGGTCCGTAGCCAATCCGCTGCAGTAAATATGAATATTATTATTGACCAGGATATGAAAATAAACCGTTCCTGGGGCAGAGGTATCGGGTTCAGCGCATATCAGTCAACAACAAGTAACGGCAACACGCTCACCATCAACACAGGAAGAACTGTAACACTCGATTCAACAGCTGATTTCCATCATGGGTCTACCGGTATTCCCGTAGCAGGAGGTAACACTACTTACATCATTAATGGAACTCTGAAAACAAATGGCGGTCAGCGATTTATCATAATACCGTTTAATAGTGCTGCAAGTGTTCTGACAATCGAAGTCAACGGTGTAGTGGATTTAGGCGGAAGGGTTTTTGGTCAACGCGCTTCAGGGCAAACCGTCTTAGGTCCAGTTAATCTAAATATCAATAACGGTGGTGTTGTTAAAGTTAGCGGTGTTCCAGCTGATCCTGAAATTGATTTGTTCGATGTTAATACCACATTGAGCGGTACAGGATATATAGACATTGCTTCATGGCCTTTTATATTTAATCCAGCAAACTATATTAAAACGACGGGAACAGGCGGTTTAAAAAGAAATGTAGCATCTGCCGACATAACTTTCCCGATAGGTACTTCAACAAATTATAATCCTGTAGTAATGAATAATACGGGTACTGCAGATAAATTTACAGTTCGTGTGAAATCCACATTTGACAATTCGCCGGTAGATATAAATAAAGTTGTGAATCGTCAATGGACGATAGATGAAGAAGTTGCCGGCGGCAGTAATGCATCGATTATTCTACAATGGAACTTAGCGGAAGAGGCATCGAGCTTTAATCGTAATGTTGACCTCTTAGTCTCAAGATATACAGGTACTGCCTGGCAAGGAAAAAGTGCCAATTTAAGTGGCTCGGATCCCTATACTGCGATGGCAGCCGGTTTTAATGCTTTTTCTAATTTTATTGTCGAAAGCCGACCTATAACTACATTTCAACTAAGTAAAGGAAGTATAAATTTGGGTAGCGTAGAGGTGAGTGGCTCAAAAACAGATAGTGTTTATGTAAGGAATATAGGTGCCACAACAATAAACGTTTCTTCCGTAGTTTCCGACGAGCCTCTTTATACAGTAACACCAAGCTCCACAACGGTACCTGCAGGTGACAGTGTAAAATTTAAAATTACATTTTCACCAACAGCAACAGGTGCCGCGAGTGGAAATATAACTTTTACACATGATGGTGGAGGTTCGCCTCACATCGTTACAGTATCCGGAACGGGTGTGTTTACGGCTCCGGTGTTTGAAGTTAACCCGGCAAGTCTTGCTTTTGGTGTTATCGCAATAGGTAAATCAAAGGTTGACAGCGTTGTGGTAACAAATGGCGGAGCGACTAATCTTGTCATTGATTCAGTCCGGTCTTTCAATAACAACTTTTCTGTTAATCCTAGCGGTCCTGTTACCGTTCTTCCGGCAGCGACGCAAAAATTTTATGTAACCTTTTCACCTACCGCTGAAGCTGTTCTATCCGGTAATCTAAGTTTCTATAATAACACAACAACATCACCGAATGTAGTTGGACTCACCGGTACGGGTTTAATCATGAAGACTGTTCTGAGTAACGGAACGGGTGGTGGCGATTGGTCGAGTACAAGCACTTGGCAGGGGGCTGTTCTACCATCGGTTGTGGATAGCGTAGTTATACTCGGTGCGGATTCTGTTTATCTTTTATCAGATGTTTTAACCGGTGGTTTAGGTGTTCAAACCGGGGGAAGGTTACTACTTCTGGATACTCTTAGAGTTATCAACAGCACTGTAAACGGAACAATAATTGCTTCCGGTGCTGCCAGTGCAAGTGCGATTATTCCGAACGGTGTTATGATCTTCTTGAACGGATCTACATACAGACATGCCCTCCCGGCAGGTATGATCCCGGTTGCGACCTGGAATGCAGGCTCAACGTGCGAAGTAACAGGATATACGACCGGATCAAAACCAGGTAATCCGAATCAGAATTTCCATTATTTCATTTGGAATTGTGCGAGTCAAGCAGCTAACATTGATATGGCTTGGTACAACAATACTATCGGTGGAAATATTACTGTCAAAAATTCTGGTGTTTCGCGCTTCCAGATGACTAGTCCATCAGCCGGTTCACCAAATGTCATAACAATCAATGGCAATATCGATGTTGAAGGCGGACAATTTTCTTCAAACGGCTCTTCAAGCGCCGCCGATATAACTATTCATACATACGGTAACATCAATGCGACAGGTGGTAACTTCTCAATTTCGAGAGGCAGCGGTCCGACAGTAGCATGGTATCTTCATGGCAACTTCTCAATGTCAGGTGGAGCTACGACACAAAATTCAAAACCTGTCGGTGCAACTTTTATTGTAGCAGGAATTACACCACAGAATATCACATTTTCAGGTATGATATTCAGTGGAACAGTGCCTGTTCAAGTAAATAATGGTGCTGCGTTAAATGTTTCTCTATCTTCTAATACATACACAGCGGGTGGTTTTGAATTTACCGGTAATGACGGTTCAGTTATTAATATGGGAACAACTGTTCTACGGGGTTCAGGTGCCTTTACTATGAATGCAGGCGCTACACTGGAATGTGCTCATGCCGGAGGTTTAGATTCTACGCTTTCTAACACAGGTGGAAAAAATCTTGGGACAGGTGCAAATTTTAAATTCAACGGAGTTTCAGCACAGCGCACCGGAATCGTTCTACCGGCAACACTGAATAATTTAATCATCAGTAATCCGGCAGGAGTAACGGCATCAGCATCTACAACTGTGAATGGAATGCTGTCTATTATGAATGGTAATTTTTTATCAGATGCAAATACTATTACATTAGGTACGTCAGGAATTCTCAATGAGATTGCAGGACAAACAGTAATAGGAAAAGTTGTAACAACCCGCAATGTGATACAAGGTGTCAACAATACATTTGGTGGAATCGGTATTGAGATTAATGCGGCGGATGCTGCCCCTGGTTCAACGAATGTCGAACGAATAACGGGCACTGCTCAAACCGGCAATAGTAAATCTTCTATTTTAAGATATTTTAACATAGTGCCCACAATTAATTCGGGTTTAAATGCAGCATTAGTATTTAAGTATTATGACTCTGAATTAGCGGGGCAGGATGCGGGTTCATTGCAGTTATATAAATCGTTAGACAATGGTAGTACGTGGTCAGGTCAAGGCGGTATTGTAAATGTATCCGCAACAACCATTTCACTTAGCGGAGTAAATAGTTTTTCGCGATGGACTGCTGCGGATGCAAATAATGATTTAGGATTCAGTATTGCGATGTCATTGGGCTGGAATATGGTTTCGGTACCTCTTACAGTTGAAGATTACAGTAAATCAGTTTTATTTCCAACAGCTACATCGAGCGCTTTCGCTTACGAGACAAGTTATGTAACTAAAACTATTTTAGAGAATGCGGTTGGTTATTGGTTGAAATTCCCAACCTCGCAAAGCGTCCCAATATCGGGTGCTATACGTACGAGTGACAGTTTAATCGTTAGAACCGGCTGGAATATGATCGGTTCACTCTCTGTCCCGATTAGCATAACGAATGTAACTCGTAGCCCCGGTGTAAATTTATCATCCCCATTCTACGGTTATCAGAATGGTTACTCGGTAGCTACTACAATTGAACCGGGTAGAGCTTATTGGATAAAAGTTTCAGCAGATGGAAAACTATATTTAAATGTGTCGGGTAAGAAGTAA